The proteins below come from a single Tenuifilum thalassicum genomic window:
- a CDS encoding TIGR01777 family oxidoreductase: MSNSTFKKTAVIVGGSGLIGSHLIPLLVDDGYRLKLLTRRPENVKSTNSKIDVIKWNGELNDDLVGALENTDVVINLAGHNIATLWTKKNRDRIFSSRIHTTRSIAKAILMCQNPPKAFVQASAVGIYPFNSIDVLTEHSQAGNGFLSQLVSGWEQETLASSNSTRVVLIRTGIVLSKSGGFFPKIAKTVRLFLGTIFGNGKQVVPWIHISDHIRAVKFLIDKPDAVGAFNLTAPSFSSYSDIVKEVAKYYRRPVLFKVPSFLLRLLPGKMGDEVFLANQPVKPERLIGLGFAWSFPTLDKAIRNLLDK; encoded by the coding sequence ATGAGCAATAGTACATTCAAAAAAACTGCTGTAATTGTTGGTGGATCTGGTCTTATAGGTAGCCATCTCATTCCTTTACTCGTTGATGATGGTTATAGGTTAAAACTCCTAACTCGAAGGCCAGAAAATGTGAAGTCAACTAATTCAAAAATTGATGTAATAAAATGGAATGGTGAACTCAATGATGACTTAGTGGGGGCGTTAGAAAACACCGATGTGGTTATTAACCTTGCAGGGCATAACATTGCAACGCTTTGGACTAAAAAGAATAGAGATAGAATTTTCTCAAGCCGAATTCATACAACTCGCTCTATTGCAAAGGCTATCCTCATGTGCCAAAATCCCCCTAAAGCCTTTGTTCAGGCTTCGGCAGTTGGGATTTATCCATTTAACAGTATCGACGTTTTAACCGAACATTCACAGGCTGGTAACGGATTTCTTTCGCAGCTAGTTAGTGGCTGGGAGCAAGAAACGCTTGCCAGCTCTAACTCTACTCGTGTAGTTTTAATCCGAACTGGTATTGTTTTGTCAAAATCTGGGGGCTTCTTTCCAAAAATTGCAAAAACAGTTCGTTTGTTTCTGGGAACCATATTTGGAAACGGAAAACAAGTTGTACCTTGGATTCATATTTCCGACCATATTAGGGCAGTTAAGTTTCTTATTGATAAACCTGACGCAGTAGGTGCTTTTAATCTTACTGCCCCTTCATTTTCAAGCTACTCCGATATTGTAAAAGAGGTGGCTAAATATTACAGACGACCAGTTTTGTTTAAGGTACCTTCGTTTTTATTACGTTTACTTCCTGGTAAAATGGGCGATGAGGTTTTTCTTGCAAACCAACCTGTTAAGCCAGAACGATTGATTGGTCTTGGATTTGCCTGGAGTTTTCCTACACTCGATAAGGCTATTAGAAATCTTTTGGACAAGTAG
- a CDS encoding endonuclease MutS2 produces MIYPTTFEQKVGFDRVRELAIASCLCPLGEQRVRDVKFTTDPSTIFEWIEQTHEMKTICLMEDNFPTDGFIDITPALKKLQIDGQWLDENELHQLRRSLETIKQLLNFIKRVSEKYPSIAKLATGVNYYPYVIERINSIIDRFGRIKDNASPQLAEIRVSIRSKEASVSKLVQSILRHAREGGIVDSDAQPTVREGRVVIPVAAANKRKLKGIVHDESATGKTVFIEPVEVVELNNEIRELEYEERREIVKILIEFTDNIRPYLPDLLSAYDFMGEIDFIRAKALVAIEFEGSKPILSSDTTGIYLRQARHPILQLSLKKEGKKIVPLDIQLNKQNRILLISGPNAGGKSVCLKTVGLLQYMLQCGFLPCTLENSEMGIFSNIFIDIGDEQSIENDLSTYSSHLINMKQILRSSDEQSLILIDEFGSGTEPTAGGAIAEAILQELRDKGTYGVITTHYSNLKHFAANTPGIINGAMLFDIERIEPLFKLEIGKPGSSFAFEIARKIGLPETVLNEAANKVGSDYITFEKHLRKISRDKRYWEKKRDSIRLANKRAEEAEQKLQKELEELEKKRKEILAAAKKEAQEILATVNKQIENTIRIIKESNAEKNQTKKAREEIEKLKTEVTQLGQDTDALVERKMELIKQRQARKASKKNQKTTNEHKAQVQKEEKPIEPGDKVKVEGSDVIGEVISINEKTASIAVGGMITVVKTKKLKRVSSGEFQNIAKQKPKPAGNFDIYKRRLNFKSDIDIRGYRAEEAIEAVQDLIDDALMLGFSKVRILHGKGDGILRQVVRDLLKSTPGIKWFGDEHIEFGGAGITVVELDV; encoded by the coding sequence ATGATATACCCCACAACATTTGAGCAGAAGGTTGGATTTGACAGAGTTCGTGAGCTAGCCATAGCAAGCTGTTTATGTCCACTTGGAGAGCAGCGTGTAAGGGATGTCAAATTCACCACAGACCCCTCAACTATTTTTGAATGGATAGAGCAGACCCATGAGATGAAAACCATCTGTTTGATGGAGGACAACTTCCCAACTGATGGTTTCATTGATATTACCCCAGCACTCAAGAAACTTCAAATAGATGGGCAATGGCTCGATGAGAACGAGCTCCATCAGCTACGCCGATCGCTGGAAACCATTAAACAACTACTTAATTTTATTAAACGAGTCTCAGAAAAATATCCTTCCATTGCTAAATTAGCCACTGGCGTTAACTACTACCCTTATGTTATTGAAAGAATCAATAGTATCATAGACCGATTTGGACGAATAAAGGATAACGCATCGCCGCAGCTAGCCGAAATAAGAGTTTCTATTAGGAGCAAAGAAGCATCGGTATCGAAATTGGTGCAAAGCATTCTGCGGCATGCCCGCGAAGGCGGAATTGTTGACTCCGACGCACAGCCCACTGTGCGAGAAGGCCGTGTGGTTATTCCAGTTGCAGCAGCTAACAAGCGGAAGCTAAAAGGGATTGTTCACGACGAGTCGGCCACTGGCAAAACGGTTTTCATTGAACCCGTGGAGGTGGTTGAGCTAAACAACGAAATTAGGGAACTGGAATACGAAGAGCGAAGAGAAATTGTAAAAATACTGATTGAATTCACCGATAACATTCGCCCATACCTACCAGACCTGCTTTCGGCCTACGACTTTATGGGCGAAATTGATTTCATAAGGGCTAAAGCTCTGGTTGCCATAGAATTTGAAGGCTCAAAACCCATATTAAGCAGTGATACAACAGGTATATACTTACGACAAGCACGCCATCCTATTCTACAGCTAAGCCTAAAAAAGGAGGGCAAAAAGATTGTTCCCCTTGACATCCAGCTAAACAAACAGAATAGAATTCTACTCATTTCTGGTCCTAATGCTGGCGGAAAGTCGGTTTGCCTAAAAACAGTAGGATTGCTACAGTATATGTTGCAATGCGGTTTCCTACCGTGCACACTTGAAAACTCCGAAATGGGAATCTTTTCAAACATATTCATTGACATTGGCGACGAGCAATCTATTGAAAATGACCTAAGTACGTACAGCTCTCACTTAATAAACATGAAACAGATTCTCCGAAGTAGCGACGAGCAAAGCCTTATTTTAATAGATGAATTTGGCTCGGGGACTGAACCTACTGCTGGTGGTGCAATCGCCGAAGCCATTTTGCAGGAGCTCAGAGATAAAGGCACCTATGGAGTAATCACAACCCACTATTCAAACCTTAAACACTTTGCTGCAAATACTCCTGGCATCATAAACGGCGCAATGCTATTTGATATCGAACGAATAGAGCCCCTATTCAAACTCGAAATAGGGAAGCCAGGAAGCAGCTTTGCATTCGAAATAGCCAGAAAGATAGGACTTCCTGAAACCGTTCTTAACGAAGCTGCTAATAAAGTGGGCTCCGACTATATCACCTTTGAAAAGCACTTGCGCAAAATCTCGAGAGATAAACGTTACTGGGAAAAGAAAAGGGATAGCATTAGACTTGCCAACAAACGTGCAGAGGAGGCCGAACAAAAACTTCAAAAGGAGCTGGAAGAGCTAGAAAAAAAACGAAAAGAGATATTAGCCGCTGCTAAAAAAGAGGCCCAAGAGATTTTAGCAACTGTAAACAAGCAGATTGAAAACACCATTAGGATCATCAAGGAGAGCAACGCCGAAAAAAATCAAACAAAAAAGGCAAGAGAAGAAATAGAAAAGTTAAAAACCGAAGTAACACAATTAGGGCAGGATACAGATGCACTAGTTGAGCGTAAAATGGAGCTGATAAAGCAAAGACAAGCCCGAAAAGCCAGTAAAAAAAATCAAAAAACAACCAACGAACACAAAGCACAAGTTCAAAAAGAAGAAAAACCTATTGAACCAGGCGATAAGGTAAAGGTTGAAGGCAGCGATGTAATTGGAGAGGTAATTAGCATAAACGAAAAAACAGCATCAATAGCTGTTGGTGGAATGATTACAGTTGTTAAAACAAAGAAACTTAAAAGAGTTTCGTCGGGAGAGTTTCAGAATATAGCTAAACAAAAGCCCAAGCCAGCTGGAAATTTTGACATCTACAAGCGTCGTCTAAACTTCAAATCGGATATCGACATAAGAGGATATAGGGCTGAAGAAGCGATTGAAGCTGTTCAAGACCTGATAGACGACGCTTTAATGCTAGGATTTAGCAAGGTTAGAATACTTCATGGCAAAGGCGATGGAATACTAAGGCAAGTTGTAAGAGACCTGCTTAAATCGACACCAGGCATTAAATGGTTTGGCGATGAGCACATTGAATTTGGTGGTGCTGGCATCACTGTTGTTGAGCTAGATGTATAG
- a CDS encoding TonB-dependent receptor: MNRKILILLIAILSIPASIAAQDKGLVKGRVFDSKTNEPIPFATVVVFGTTIGTTSDFDGNFVIAGLEPGWVELQVSFIGYKPYVTPAVMVTRSKNVFLEIPLEEVALDIEGVVVTASAFRRSEEAPLSLRRIGIAEIERNPGGNRDISRVIQSLPGVAPSLAYRNDVIVRGGGPNENRFYLDGVEIPNLNHFATQGASGGPVGIINVDFVREVNFYSGAFPSSAGNALSSILDFRLIDGNSERLKVKAAVGASDLALTLDGPLTKNTTMIFSARRSYLQFLFSALGLPFLPTYNDFQFKTKTRIDSKNEITVLGLGAIDDFELNLGLKNPDEYQSYILGYLPVNTQWNYTLGVVYKHYADNGYHTFVVSRNMLNNRQYKFTNNDENLPKLLDYTSWEAENKLRYEHDFKWNDFNVNYGAGLEYARYFNSTFRAKFVGDTYLPDTYETNMDLFKWSMFGQLNRTFLKYLTLSFGIRADANSYSNTISNLLDQISPRFSASYALKPNFFLNANVGRYFQLPPYTALGFADTNGNLVNKENGITYIKSDHLMAGFEWQPNETSQLTVEGFLKFYDKYPVSINDSVSISSKSADYGTFGDEPLVSTGQGRSYGLELLYRNKKLLGFNALFSYTLVRSETSLMDNNLQPTDSWIPTSWDNRHLVTITATRSFKKGWDFGFKWRLVGGPPYTPYDLATSSLINVWDVQRQPLFDYSRFNSKRLSAFHQLDVRIDKSYFFDKWMLNIYVDVQNVYNFQGDRPPLYTTAADANGAALVDPNDPTRYQLKRIEGSGGGTVLPTIGVIVEF, encoded by the coding sequence ATGAATCGAAAAATATTAATATTATTGATAGCGATACTGTCTATTCCTGCTTCCATAGCTGCACAGGATAAAGGATTGGTTAAAGGGAGGGTGTTTGATTCAAAGACAAACGAACCCATTCCTTTTGCTACAGTAGTTGTGTTTGGAACAACTATTGGAACTACCTCTGATTTTGATGGAAACTTTGTGATAGCAGGACTTGAACCTGGCTGGGTTGAACTTCAGGTTTCTTTTATTGGCTATAAGCCTTATGTTACTCCTGCGGTTATGGTTACCCGTTCTAAAAATGTTTTCCTCGAAATTCCTTTGGAGGAAGTGGCTTTGGACATTGAGGGGGTAGTGGTTACGGCTTCTGCTTTTCGCAGAAGCGAGGAAGCACCGCTTTCGCTTCGCCGAATTGGTATTGCTGAGATTGAGCGTAACCCAGGTGGTAATCGCGATATAAGTCGGGTGATCCAGTCGCTGCCTGGTGTTGCTCCATCGCTCGCCTACCGAAACGACGTGATTGTCCGCGGGGGTGGCCCAAATGAAAATAGGTTTTACCTCGATGGAGTTGAGATCCCTAACCTAAATCACTTTGCGACGCAAGGTGCATCAGGTGGCCCTGTTGGAATTATTAATGTTGATTTTGTAAGAGAAGTCAACTTCTATTCAGGCGCTTTCCCTAGCTCTGCTGGGAATGCGTTAAGTTCAATTCTCGATTTTCGTTTAATTGACGGTAATAGTGAGCGGTTAAAGGTAAAGGCTGCTGTTGGTGCCTCCGATTTGGCACTAACACTTGATGGCCCACTAACAAAAAATACAACCATGATCTTTTCGGCTCGTCGTTCATACCTACAATTCCTTTTTAGCGCTTTAGGGCTGCCCTTTTTGCCTACCTACAACGATTTTCAGTTTAAAACAAAGACTAGAATTGACTCAAAAAACGAAATTACAGTTTTAGGTCTTGGGGCCATTGATGACTTTGAGCTAAATCTTGGTTTAAAAAATCCCGATGAGTATCAGAGTTATATTCTTGGTTATCTGCCTGTAAATACACAATGGAATTATACATTGGGAGTTGTTTATAAGCATTATGCCGACAATGGTTACCATACCTTTGTTGTAAGTAGAAATATGCTTAACAACCGTCAGTATAAATTTACCAACAACGATGAAAATCTTCCAAAACTCCTTGACTATACATCATGGGAAGCCGAAAACAAGCTGCGCTACGAACACGATTTTAAATGGAACGATTTTAATGTAAACTATGGTGCTGGTTTAGAGTATGCCCGTTACTTTAACTCTACATTTCGGGCAAAATTTGTTGGCGATACCTATCTGCCCGACACCTATGAAACAAACATGGATTTGTTTAAATGGAGCATGTTTGGTCAGCTGAATAGGACTTTCCTTAAATATTTAACACTTTCATTCGGAATTAGAGCCGATGCAAATAGCTACTCTAATACTATTAGTAATCTTCTTGATCAAATTAGCCCCCGCTTTTCCGCCTCATATGCACTTAAGCCAAACTTTTTCCTTAATGCTAATGTGGGACGTTATTTTCAATTACCACCATATACTGCTTTAGGATTTGCTGATACAAATGGTAATTTGGTTAATAAAGAGAATGGAATAACATATATTAAATCCGATCACTTAATGGCGGGTTTTGAGTGGCAGCCCAATGAAACTAGCCAGCTAACGGTTGAGGGTTTCCTTAAGTTTTATGATAAGTATCCTGTCTCAATAAACGATTCGGTATCAATATCAAGCAAAAGTGCCGATTATGGAACTTTTGGCGATGAGCCGTTGGTTTCGACAGGTCAAGGAAGATCCTATGGCCTAGAGCTTCTTTATCGAAATAAAAAATTGCTTGGCTTTAATGCTTTGTTTTCTTACACTTTAGTTAGAAGCGAGACGAGCCTTATGGATAATAACTTACAACCAACCGATAGTTGGATTCCTACATCGTGGGATAACCGCCACCTAGTTACAATAACCGCTACGCGATCGTTCAAAAAAGGTTGGGACTTTGGGTTTAAGTGGCGTTTGGTTGGAGGTCCTCCATATACTCCCTACGATTTAGCTACCTCCTCGTTAATCAATGTGTGGGATGTTCAGCGCCAGCCGTTGTTTGATTATTCCCGTTTTAATAGTAAAAGGCTGTCGGCTTTTCACCAGCTCGACGTGCGCATCGATAAGTCATATTTCTTTGATAAGTGGATGTTGAACATCTATGTTGATGTCCAAAATGTTTATAATTTTCAGGGAGATAGACCACCGCTCTACACAACTGCTGCGGATGCGAATGGTGCAGCATTAGTCGATCCCAACGATCCTACTAGATACCAGCTTAAAAGGATTGAGGGTTCAGGTGGAGGAACCGTGCTGCCAACAATTGGTGTTATTGTAGAATTTTAA
- a CDS encoding methyl-accepting chemotaxis protein, with product MSFVLSLLISSVVSGIAAAILLNRVYKNSIFVKVGVVWLINLLFIMTTVSIRVKFYDGDTLVRYITLIVNVLFSVSCFYYATIKVVRPLSKAIEKLYKLAEGDFNIADDDSYVNPKTDLGRLIQATSMIKDNFGSVVLQIKENVEKLQLMSDELNAISNQIAEGAAEDSSSIEEISSSMEQIAAHIEKNADNSRVTEGYSKKVFEGVKNLDKAADENLDAITNIAQKINVITDIAFQTNILALNAAVEAARAGAHGKGFAVVAAEVRKLAETSKIAADEIVQLANKSVGVAEHTKVMLNELIPDITKTTELIQEITAASMEQHVGVEQVNNALQQQNQVAQRNAAISEECVGGSNSLAEFANQFKELVAYFKIPKKKR from the coding sequence ATGAGTTTTGTATTAAGCCTTCTAATAAGTTCGGTTGTTTCAGGTATCGCTGCTGCCATTCTTTTAAATCGAGTTTACAAGAATAGCATATTTGTAAAAGTTGGCGTTGTTTGGTTGATAAACCTGTTGTTTATAATGACAACGGTAAGCATCAGAGTGAAATTTTATGATGGTGACACTTTGGTGCGCTACATAACTCTCATTGTTAACGTTTTGTTTAGTGTTTCATGTTTCTACTATGCCACAATTAAAGTAGTAAGGCCATTGTCAAAGGCTATTGAAAAGCTTTACAAGCTTGCCGAAGGCGATTTTAATATAGCTGATGATGATTCTTATGTTAATCCAAAAACCGATTTAGGTAGACTGATACAAGCTACCAGCATGATAAAGGATAACTTTGGAAGTGTTGTCCTTCAAATTAAAGAGAATGTGGAAAAACTTCAGCTGATGAGCGATGAGCTGAATGCAATTTCAAACCAAATAGCAGAGGGGGCTGCTGAAGATTCATCTTCAATTGAAGAGATATCATCGTCAATGGAGCAGATTGCTGCTCATATTGAAAAGAATGCAGACAATTCAAGAGTTACTGAGGGTTATTCGAAAAAGGTATTTGAAGGGGTTAAGAATCTCGACAAGGCAGCAGATGAGAATTTAGATGCCATTACTAATATTGCCCAAAAGATTAATGTGATTACTGATATAGCATTTCAAACTAACATATTGGCACTAAATGCAGCGGTTGAGGCTGCTCGTGCTGGTGCTCATGGAAAAGGATTTGCAGTTGTGGCTGCTGAGGTGCGTAAACTTGCTGAAACCAGTAAGATTGCCGCTGATGAAATTGTACAACTGGCTAATAAAAGTGTTGGGGTGGCTGAGCATACTAAAGTTATGCTTAACGAGCTTATCCCTGATATCACAAAAACAACTGAGCTAATTCAGGAAATTACTGCTGCCAGTATGGAGCAGCATGTTGGTGTTGAGCAGGTTAATAATGCTTTACAGCAACAGAATCAGGTTGCACAGCGTAATGCAGCAATCAGCGAAGAGTGTGTTGGCGGAAGCAACAGCCTAGCCGAGTTTGCTAATCAGTTTAAAGAGCTTGTCGCCTATTTTAAAATTCCAAAAAAGAAAAGGTAA
- a CDS encoding cell division ATP-binding protein FtsE, with amino-acid sequence MDDLTIDIRSANIFQDDNLILSDVNFSLAKGDFAYLIGRVGSGKTSLIKTITAEIPLKDGEGTVCGFNLRKLKRKQIPKLRRKIGVVFQDFQLLNDRSVYNNLLFVLKATGWKDKQAIKQRITEVLDLVELKFKDYKMPHQLSGGEQQRVVIARALLNNPELILADEPTGNLDMETSEGIMQILHNLSNSGISVLMATHNTHLIKKFPAKTFKCEKGKVIETQHMTEIDFESLMEL; translated from the coding sequence ATGGATGATTTGACTATTGATATTCGTTCAGCTAATATCTTTCAAGATGACAACTTAATCCTTTCTGATGTGAACTTTTCGCTTGCTAAGGGTGATTTTGCTTATCTTATTGGTAGAGTGGGGAGTGGTAAAACCAGCTTGATAAAAACAATTACTGCTGAAATTCCGCTGAAAGATGGCGAGGGTACAGTGTGTGGGTTTAACTTACGCAAGCTTAAGCGAAAGCAAATCCCAAAGTTGCGTCGGAAAATAGGAGTGGTTTTTCAAGATTTTCAGCTGCTTAACGATAGGAGCGTATACAACAATTTGCTGTTTGTGCTCAAGGCAACTGGCTGGAAAGATAAGCAAGCCATCAAACAGCGAATTACTGAAGTGCTCGACCTGGTAGAGCTAAAGTTCAAAGACTATAAAATGCCCCATCAGCTTTCGGGTGGTGAGCAGCAGCGTGTTGTTATTGCCAGGGCTCTCCTGAACAATCCTGAACTAATTCTTGCCGATGAGCCAACTGGTAATCTCGATATGGAGACATCCGAGGGTATAATGCAAATTCTACACAACCTATCAAACTCAGGAATCTCTGTCTTAATGGCTACTCATAACACGCATCTGATTAAGAAATTTCCTGCTAAGACCTTTAAATGCGAAAAGGGAAAGGTTATTGAAACTCAGCACATGACCGAAATCGACTTTGAAAGCCTGATGGAATTGTAG
- a CDS encoding DUF7033 domain-containing protein, producing MELLIYSRKITPRLEYICRFIFKDIMHIPYRLSSSYSEASEYTGPIISYDKQPVTSSLTIYPSPILFEDNIVPIHNSIGEWEGLPAFPMCSSNHKADLPFDLLGGAFYMITRYEEYLPHKKDKHGRFRHTDCMAFQNGFLELPIVDLWTYKLLEILKDKYGPLSHKKRQFISQVTIDLDSAFAIKGKGMVRNLAGFGKSLIKLDFQAAKLRFDVLTNKSADPYDIYDYLFSILPEGEKTKWFIHVGDWGKYDKQIKVNNHLLPNLVSKLSSRYSVGIHPSYRSFVNEDLFRKELKRLLNIVGQAVYSSRFHYLRQNIPYSYYPLIRAGIAQEYSMGFADKPGFRAGTCTPYQFFDLFDNTTKNLKVYPFALMDKALLNIAKYDANQAKELITRIINTIKKVDGTFIGIWHIDYLSNNLNNMPSLLNLFKDTLALCKNE from the coding sequence GTGGAACTACTAATATACAGTCGAAAAATCACTCCAAGACTTGAATATATTTGTCGGTTTATTTTCAAAGACATAATGCACATTCCTTACCGGCTATCAAGTTCCTATTCTGAAGCATCGGAATACACAGGACCAATTATAAGCTACGACAAGCAACCAGTTACAAGCTCATTAACCATCTACCCCTCTCCTATTCTTTTTGAAGATAACATTGTTCCAATTCACAATAGCATTGGCGAGTGGGAAGGATTACCCGCATTCCCAATGTGCTCAAGCAACCATAAAGCCGATCTACCATTCGATTTGCTTGGTGGTGCATTTTACATGATAACACGATATGAAGAGTATTTACCCCACAAAAAAGACAAACACGGCCGATTCAGACACACTGACTGTATGGCCTTCCAAAACGGCTTCCTAGAACTCCCCATTGTAGATTTATGGACCTATAAGCTCCTTGAAATACTCAAAGACAAATACGGCCCCCTTAGCCATAAGAAGCGCCAATTTATTAGCCAGGTTACCATAGACCTTGATAGCGCTTTTGCCATAAAAGGGAAAGGAATGGTAAGAAACCTTGCAGGTTTTGGGAAATCGTTGATCAAACTAGATTTTCAAGCTGCCAAACTTCGTTTTGATGTACTTACCAACAAAAGCGCAGACCCTTACGACATCTATGATTATCTATTTAGCATTCTACCTGAAGGTGAGAAAACAAAATGGTTTATTCATGTTGGGGATTGGGGCAAGTACGATAAGCAAATCAAGGTTAATAATCATCTTTTACCAAACCTGGTTAGCAAACTTTCCAGCCGATACTCCGTAGGAATACACCCATCATATAGATCTTTTGTAAATGAGGATTTATTTAGGAAAGAACTTAAAAGGCTGCTAAACATTGTTGGACAAGCTGTATACTCTTCACGTTTTCATTACTTACGACAAAACATACCCTACTCCTACTATCCTCTAATACGTGCTGGTATTGCACAAGAGTATTCTATGGGATTTGCCGACAAACCCGGTTTTAGAGCTGGAACTTGTACCCCTTACCAGTTCTTTGATTTATTCGACAATACAACCAAAAACCTAAAGGTTTACCCCTTTGCTTTAATGGATAAAGCATTATTAAACATAGCAAAATACGACGCAAACCAAGCAAAGGAGCTAATAACACGAATAATAAACACAATTAAAAAAGTTGATGGTACTTTTATTGGAATTTGGCATATCGATTATCTCTCAAACAACCTAAACAACATGCCATCGTTATTAAATCTTTTTAAAGATACTTTAGCACTTTGCAAAAATGAGTAG